In Methylacidiphilum infernorum V4, a single window of DNA contains:
- a CDS encoding glutamate-5-semialdehyde dehydrogenase translates to MQELSEQIHSLCQKAKEASRKLAEVPSKTFDQALMAIGEELLLQKKQVLAANEQDVDRAKNAGLSEAMIDRLYLGEKRFGALLKALEEIVYLPSPLGEVIEQWKRPNGLLIKKIRVPIGLIGIIYESRPNVTVDSSALCLKSGNAVILRGGKEAFNTNRVLVDSIREGLKKAKVVEDAVVLIPTTDRQTIPILCSQKGLIDLLIPRGGKGLIETVVDHAKVPVIKHYQGICHVYVHSKASFEKALRIVLNAKCQRPAVCNAMETLLIDEEIAPDFLPLVVEELQKKGVEVRGDARCLNIVGNRITPAVEEDWATEYLDLILSVKIVKNLDEAIDHIHKYGSNHSDAIVTEESGAAEAFLHRVDSAAVYWNASTRFTDGFEFGFGAEIGISTDKIHSRGPMGLKELTTYKYIVYGNGQVRS, encoded by the coding sequence ATGCAAGAACTTTCGGAGCAGATTCACAGCCTTTGCCAAAAAGCCAAAGAGGCTAGCCGCAAGTTGGCGGAAGTCCCTTCCAAGACTTTTGATCAAGCTTTAATGGCTATTGGAGAAGAATTGCTGCTGCAAAAAAAGCAGGTATTGGCGGCCAACGAGCAGGATGTAGATCGTGCCAAAAACGCCGGTCTTTCGGAGGCCATGATTGACAGGCTTTATCTAGGTGAAAAAAGATTTGGAGCCCTCTTAAAGGCCTTGGAAGAAATCGTTTATTTGCCGAGCCCGCTCGGTGAGGTCATCGAGCAGTGGAAAAGGCCTAATGGGCTGTTAATTAAAAAAATCAGGGTTCCCATCGGCCTTATCGGGATTATCTATGAATCCAGGCCGAATGTTACGGTGGATTCTTCCGCATTGTGTCTCAAGTCGGGCAATGCGGTTATCCTGAGAGGAGGCAAGGAAGCCTTTAATACTAACCGTGTACTTGTCGATTCCATACGCGAGGGGCTAAAAAAAGCCAAGGTTGTGGAGGATGCGGTAGTCTTGATTCCCACCACGGACCGGCAAACCATTCCCATCCTTTGCAGCCAGAAAGGATTAATCGATCTGCTTATTCCGAGGGGAGGCAAAGGGTTGATAGAAACGGTTGTCGATCATGCCAAGGTCCCTGTAATCAAGCATTATCAAGGTATTTGTCACGTTTATGTCCACTCCAAGGCTTCTTTTGAAAAGGCCTTGCGCATCGTATTGAATGCCAAGTGTCAAAGGCCTGCTGTCTGTAACGCGATGGAAACGCTCTTAATCGACGAGGAAATTGCTCCGGATTTCCTGCCCCTGGTCGTGGAGGAACTTCAAAAAAAAGGAGTGGAAGTCAGGGGAGACGCCCGCTGCCTCAATATTGTAGGAAACCGGATTACTCCCGCCGTTGAAGAGGATTGGGCGACCGAGTATCTCGATCTTATTTTATCGGTAAAAATCGTAAAAAACTTGGACGAGGCCATCGACCATATTCATAAATATGGATCCAATCACTCCGATGCGATCGTTACCGAAGAGAGCGGTGCCGCGGAAGCTTTTTTGCATAGGGTAGATTCTGCAGCTGTCTATTGGAACGCTTCAACGCGCTTTACCGATGGCTTTGAATTTGGGTTTGGAGCGGAAATCGGAATCAGCACCGATAAGATCCACTCCCGTGGTCCCATGGGATTAAAAGAACTGACCACCTACAAGTACATTGTTTACGGAAACGGCCAGGTGCGAAGCTAA
- a CDS encoding SMI1/KNR4 family protein yields the protein MKYLEYLEMVNQEEMDAGFEPFRGRPTEKILAYRDQVKEQYGIEIPDDYLEFLKVADGLAHNGVVFFSTDHEKEEFQVIPGLISENLSIGTFDQNKDYLILGYSNLFWYAYHFPTQKYLALDEEDLQEVVEFKDFDDMMTSVLKYEVLEMLDEEEEAEEEEEGEEETAKEGEEEEEEIYSEEMVFEEWEEEEESEEQEEEAMTKESEEEESREKERTEDKNQKKNGKEKQG from the coding sequence ATGAAATACCTTGAATATTTGGAAATGGTCAATCAAGAAGAAATGGACGCCGGCTTTGAACCCTTTCGAGGGAGGCCCACAGAAAAAATTTTAGCCTACAGAGACCAAGTAAAAGAGCAATACGGCATTGAAATCCCCGATGACTATCTCGAGTTTTTGAAAGTGGCCGATGGGCTTGCCCATAACGGTGTTGTTTTTTTTTCCACGGATCATGAAAAAGAAGAATTTCAGGTCATACCCGGGTTGATCTCTGAAAACCTATCCATAGGCACCTTCGACCAGAACAAAGATTATCTTATTTTGGGATATTCCAATCTTTTCTGGTATGCTTATCACTTCCCGACGCAAAAATACCTGGCTTTAGATGAAGAAGATCTCCAAGAGGTGGTTGAATTCAAAGATTTCGATGACATGATGACCAGCGTATTGAAGTATGAGGTCTTAGAAATGCTGGACGAAGAAGAGGAAGCCGAAGAGGAAGAAGAAGGAGAAGAGGAAACTGCAAAAGAAGGAGAGGAGGAGGAAGAAGAAATTTATTCTGAAGAAATGGTTTTTGAAGAGTGGGAAGAGGAAGAAGAAAGCGAAGAACAAGAAGAAGAGGCAATGACGAAAGAGTCGGAGGAAGAAGAATCTAGAGAAAAAGAAAGGACAGAGGACAAAAACCAAAAGAAAAACGGCAAGGAAAAACAGGGATAA
- a CDS encoding undecaprenyl-diphosphate phosphatase, whose translation MHDLWPTILLGIIEGLSEFLPISSTGHLLVAEHWLGERSETFNIFIQLGAVLAVCLIYKERLSSFLFLWKDREKLPYFLKLSVAFIITSILGLWVKKMGWELPKDLGPVIIAIFGGAFWIYFTEKVSSQRQSFVEEISWPTAIAVGASQVVAGVLPGFSRSAATILMAVLLGVSRPAATEFAFLLGIPTMFAASLFAWIEETHFLKNPSLDSPLTLATGFCVSAVVAFISVKWLLSYIQTHTFIPFVWYRVGLGFFLIALVALGWKTQ comes from the coding sequence ATGCACGATCTCTGGCCAACTATTCTTTTAGGGATTATAGAGGGGCTGAGCGAATTTCTTCCCATATCGAGCACCGGTCATCTGCTCGTTGCAGAACACTGGCTTGGGGAAAGGTCTGAAACCTTCAACATCTTTATTCAACTCGGAGCGGTGCTTGCGGTATGCTTGATCTATAAAGAACGTCTATCGAGCTTTCTTTTCTTGTGGAAGGATAGGGAAAAACTCCCCTACTTTCTGAAACTTTCCGTGGCCTTTATCATCACGTCCATTCTCGGATTATGGGTGAAAAAAATGGGTTGGGAGCTTCCCAAGGACCTTGGACCGGTTATCATAGCTATATTCGGCGGTGCTTTTTGGATTTACTTTACTGAAAAAGTTTCCAGCCAGAGACAATCCTTTGTGGAAGAAATCAGTTGGCCAACGGCGATCGCCGTAGGAGCAAGTCAAGTGGTAGCGGGGGTTCTACCCGGATTTTCAAGATCAGCGGCAACCATATTGATGGCCGTCCTTCTTGGCGTTTCTCGGCCGGCGGCTACGGAATTTGCCTTTCTTTTGGGCATACCGACCATGTTTGCAGCCAGTCTTTTTGCATGGATCGAAGAAACTCATTTTTTAAAAAACCCTTCTCTCGATTCCCCATTAACGTTGGCTACCGGTTTTTGCGTGTCGGCGGTCGTGGCCTTTATCTCGGTAAAATGGCTTCTTTCCTACATCCAAACCCATACCTTTATTCCCTTTGTTTGGTACCGAGTCGGGCTCGGCTTCTTTCTTATCGCTCTTGTTGCCTTGGGTTGGAAAACCCAGTAG
- a CDS encoding D-alanyl-D-alanine carboxypeptidase family protein, producing MRAFISFPFQSLVQRVKGAFPFPLLSLGLPAVLFFSLSASLLARSHRHLSHESNPRNLSYEQVSALVQASGVLLYDATTHKVLFAKNDDVPFAPASTTKLMTALLVYEKTGFKGDVRIKKEDTLVQPSHVPLIAGEVISVNQLVEELLIGSCNDAALALARACSGSVEKFVEEMNQKAQSLGCVNTHFVNPHGLFEPGQYTTARDLMRIFQAAIKIPAINQICQTRKIHFQNGGISRVMYNHNRLLGRYMGMGPAKTGWTRISLHTYAAACERNGHTLYLTLLHSPDKWYDARLLFDYGFAQLKPRYTAEEKF from the coding sequence ATGAGGGCTTTCATTTCTTTTCCTTTTCAATCGCTCGTGCAAAGAGTAAAGGGGGCTTTCCCTTTTCCGCTTTTATCGCTTGGCCTTCCCGCGGTCTTATTCTTTAGCCTTTCTGCAAGCCTTTTGGCCAGAAGCCATCGGCACCTCTCCCATGAAAGCAATCCTCGCAACCTGAGCTACGAACAAGTTTCTGCACTTGTTCAAGCCAGTGGGGTCTTGTTATACGACGCCACCACCCATAAGGTTCTCTTTGCCAAAAACGATGACGTTCCCTTTGCCCCTGCCAGCACAACCAAGCTGATGACCGCTTTGCTCGTCTATGAAAAAACCGGTTTTAAAGGGGATGTAAGAATTAAAAAAGAAGACACCCTTGTCCAACCTTCTCATGTTCCACTCATTGCAGGAGAAGTCATCTCGGTCAACCAGCTGGTTGAAGAACTTTTAATCGGCTCCTGCAACGATGCGGCGTTAGCCCTTGCTCGGGCTTGCAGCGGTTCAGTGGAGAAGTTCGTTGAAGAAATGAATCAAAAAGCGCAGTCCCTAGGCTGCGTAAACACGCATTTTGTTAATCCCCATGGCCTTTTTGAGCCGGGCCAATACACGACTGCACGGGATCTTATGCGCATTTTCCAAGCGGCGATAAAAATTCCGGCCATTAACCAGATTTGCCAAACCCGCAAAATTCACTTTCAAAACGGGGGGATTAGTCGAGTGATGTATAACCATAACCGGTTGCTGGGTCGCTACATGGGAATGGGACCGGCAAAAACCGGATGGACCAGGATTTCCTTGCATACTTATGCTGCAGCCTGCGAAAGAAACGGACATACCCTCTATCTTACCCTGTTACACAGTCCGGATAAATGGTATGATGCCCGTCTTCTCTTCGATTATGGTTTTGCTCAACTAAAACCCCGGTATACGGCAGAAGAAAAGTTTTAA
- the hisG gene encoding ATP phosphoribosyltransferase, with protein MSGLKLRIGLPKGSLEEATMELFEKAGYIVARSNRAYRPAIDDNELEVRLVRPQEIARYVEQGFLDCGITGKDWILENNADVHIICELKYNKSTSSPVKWVLAVHENSPVRKPSDLQGKWIATEAVNLVKQYLNKIGVEAHVEFSWGATEVKVPELVDAIVDITETGSSLRANHLRIVDTILESFPQFICSHKVWADQEKRRKLSSMALLLQSALNARNKVGLKMNVPKENLSAILKILPSLRNPTVSPLADGQWVAVETILDESKVRDLAPQLKEMGAEGIIEYSLNKIIY; from the coding sequence ATGAGTGGTTTGAAATTGAGGATTGGACTGCCCAAAGGCAGTTTAGAAGAAGCAACGATGGAGCTTTTTGAAAAAGCCGGTTATATCGTTGCGCGCAGCAACCGTGCTTACAGGCCAGCCATAGATGACAACGAACTGGAGGTCAGGCTTGTGAGACCCCAAGAAATAGCGCGGTACGTGGAACAAGGTTTTTTGGACTGTGGGATTACGGGTAAAGATTGGATCTTGGAAAACAACGCCGATGTGCATATTATTTGCGAATTAAAATACAACAAATCCACCTCTTCTCCCGTCAAGTGGGTGTTGGCCGTTCATGAAAATTCACCCGTGCGCAAGCCCTCCGACTTGCAAGGCAAATGGATAGCGACTGAAGCGGTTAACCTGGTTAAGCAATATCTCAACAAAATCGGTGTAGAAGCCCATGTTGAATTTTCTTGGGGAGCTACCGAAGTCAAAGTACCCGAACTGGTCGATGCCATCGTGGATATCACCGAAACAGGCTCTTCGTTAAGAGCCAACCACTTGCGGATCGTTGACACCATCCTGGAAAGCTTTCCCCAATTCATCTGTTCACACAAGGTTTGGGCTGACCAGGAAAAAAGAAGAAAACTTTCCTCCATGGCCCTTCTTTTGCAATCAGCTTTAAATGCCCGAAACAAGGTCGGGCTGAAGATGAACGTTCCCAAGGAAAATTTAAGCGCTATTTTAAAGATTTTACCCTCGCTGCGAAATCCTACTGTCTCTCCATTGGCTGATGGTCAATGGGTAGCCGTAGAAACGATCCTTGATGAAAGCAAGGTGAGGGATCTGGCCCCTCAATTAAAAGAAATGGGAGCCGAAGGGATCATCGAATATTCTTTAAACAAAATCATTTACTAA
- a CDS encoding HIT family protein has translation MEYLWAPWRKAYFGKETERDHLFEIIAQSQEDEKNFVLTRGKVTFSLLNRYPYNTAHCMVVPYRIIKSITELTETEILECLYTLKRLCKSIQRVFSPHGFNVGLNIGAAAGAGIENHLHWHLVPRWRNDTNFITIIGNTRVHPDDLPTVYKLLVEDLAREEEPEETG, from the coding sequence ATGGAATATCTTTGGGCGCCTTGGAGAAAAGCCTATTTTGGAAAAGAAACGGAAAGAGATCATCTTTTTGAAATCATCGCTCAAAGTCAGGAGGATGAAAAGAATTTTGTTTTAACCCGGGGAAAAGTCACTTTTTCTTTGCTGAACCGTTATCCTTACAACACCGCCCACTGCATGGTTGTCCCCTATAGAATCATCAAGAGCATCACGGAATTGACGGAAACAGAAATCCTAGAATGCTTATATACCCTTAAGAGATTATGCAAAAGCATCCAAAGAGTCTTTTCTCCTCATGGATTTAACGTGGGATTAAACATCGGAGCTGCAGCCGGCGCAGGAATAGAAAACCACCTGCATTGGCATCTTGTCCCGCGCTGGCGCAATGACACCAACTTCATTACCATCATAGGGAATACGCGCGTTCATCCTGACGACCTGCCCACGGTGTACAAGCTGCTTGTAGAAGATCTTGCCCGGGAAGAAGAACCCGAAGAAACCGGCTGA
- the holA gene encoding DNA polymerase III subunit delta, with the protein MKGKENKKSRVFIFGGEDFYEAQKKALAFVEKCKQQNPSIEIVSLADEPETASNSLVLLRHLKEEILTPPLFEDLKLLFWKNARFLAVGGLAEKTIEQEVGEIFKILRESPPDYLIVVILAESIDKRKKLFQELKSNFQLELTDKLDPSDSSSIMEVMNKLEEKGIEGDVNLALQLLIESGSQRSLLDMEMEKLSIYLGGKGKIDEKALSDLFCGRRETVIWRFCDLVMAAKFDLAFVELQYLLQEGGSEIGIILALAQRIFWACLGLLLIEKGLLQFQAKGKYSKLHITEEGYFFYPKKKTGEEVNQWVFGRNLEQAQGLGLDFWLWAFQQTSETYRKLISSSLSLELKAKVLERLIIKMKNRFDEFKTCPLPGN; encoded by the coding sequence ATGAAAGGTAAAGAGAACAAAAAGAGCCGGGTTTTTATTTTTGGAGGAGAAGATTTTTACGAAGCGCAGAAAAAAGCATTAGCCTTTGTTGAAAAATGTAAGCAACAAAACCCGAGCATAGAAATAGTGAGCCTTGCGGATGAGCCGGAAACTGCCTCTAACTCCCTTGTCCTGCTTAGGCATTTGAAGGAAGAAATCTTAACCCCTCCCCTCTTTGAAGACTTGAAACTTCTCTTTTGGAAAAATGCGCGTTTTTTAGCTGTCGGCGGCTTAGCTGAGAAAACGATAGAACAAGAGGTTGGAGAAATTTTCAAAATCCTAAGGGAAAGCCCTCCCGACTATCTCATCGTTGTTATTCTTGCCGAATCCATAGACAAAAGAAAAAAACTTTTCCAAGAGCTCAAATCGAACTTTCAGCTGGAACTTACAGATAAGCTCGATCCTTCGGATTCCTCTTCGATCATGGAGGTGATGAATAAGTTGGAAGAAAAGGGGATTGAAGGGGATGTAAACTTAGCACTCCAGCTTTTGATCGAATCGGGGTCTCAGCGTTCCCTCCTGGACATGGAAATGGAAAAGCTCTCTATCTATCTTGGAGGAAAGGGAAAAATAGACGAAAAAGCTTTATCCGACCTGTTTTGTGGGAGGAGAGAGACGGTGATATGGAGATTTTGCGATCTTGTAATGGCGGCGAAATTTGACTTGGCTTTTGTAGAACTGCAATACTTGTTGCAGGAAGGCGGTTCGGAAATAGGCATTATCCTTGCATTAGCACAAAGAATTTTTTGGGCCTGCTTAGGCTTGCTTTTAATCGAAAAGGGCTTGCTCCAATTCCAAGCAAAAGGGAAATATTCGAAACTTCATATCACCGAAGAAGGTTATTTCTTTTACCCTAAAAAGAAGACCGGGGAGGAAGTCAACCAGTGGGTTTTTGGCCGCAACCTCGAACAGGCCCAGGGCTTGGGATTGGATTTTTGGTTGTGGGCTTTTCAGCAAACCTCTGAAACTTACAGGAAACTCATTTCGAGTAGTCTTTCTTTAGAACTTAAAGCCAAAGTATTAGAAAGGCTTATCATAAAAATGAAAAACCGCTTTGACGAATTTAAAACTTGTCCTTTGCCCGGGAATTGA
- a CDS encoding glycosyltransferase family 2 protein, producing MAAIKEKTQSVDLSLIIPFHNEAENIPALLAELDHCLDSLGLQVEIIMVNDGSTDSYPRPSSTPRFPIIWLDLTQRSGQSAAMYFGISQASGRYVAFMDADLQNDPRDLKILYSQLKAEGLDLITGLRRDRKDSWFRKISSRIANTIRSLLLADNTKDTGCSLKIMTVELARRLPGWNGMHRFIPALALAMGFKVGECPVNHRPRRAGKSKVVSWRRAIQATVDLVGMVWLSKRQFKGRLHVPSPSDLKKNINS from the coding sequence ATGGCTGCGATTAAAGAGAAAACGCAATCCGTAGATCTTTCCCTCATTATTCCCTTTCATAACGAGGCTGAAAATATTCCCGCTTTGCTTGCCGAGCTTGACCACTGCCTGGATTCTTTGGGGCTGCAGGTTGAAATCATCATGGTCAATGACGGCAGTACCGATAGTTACCCACGGCCATCCTCGACTCCGAGATTTCCCATAATATGGCTGGATCTGACGCAGAGAAGCGGACAGAGTGCAGCCATGTATTTTGGAATTAGCCAAGCTTCAGGTCGCTATGTGGCTTTTATGGATGCGGATTTGCAGAATGATCCAAGAGATCTTAAAATACTGTACTCTCAATTAAAAGCCGAAGGGCTTGACCTGATTACCGGGTTGCGTAGGGATAGGAAAGACAGCTGGTTTAGAAAGATTTCTTCCAGGATTGCCAATACCATTCGTTCCTTGCTTTTGGCGGATAACACCAAGGACACGGGCTGTTCGTTGAAAATAATGACGGTGGAATTGGCCAGGAGACTTCCCGGCTGGAACGGAATGCACCGGTTTATCCCGGCCCTGGCCCTTGCCATGGGGTTTAAGGTGGGAGAATGCCCGGTCAATCACCGTCCTAGAAGAGCCGGGAAAAGCAAGGTTGTTTCATGGAGAAGGGCGATACAAGCCACCGTTGACCTGGTTGGCATGGTCTGGCTTAGTAAAAGACAATTTAAGGGTCGACTCCATGTTCCCTCTCCGAGCGATCTGAAAAAGAATATTAATTCTTAA
- a CDS encoding adenylate kinase family protein: protein MKAKVKYNSLLLIGAPGSGKGTQGKILGTIPGFFHFSSGELFRSVNAQSPVGKTFLEYSSKGLLVPDEITIQLFCSYMEKVITEGRFRPKLDYLVLDGLPRNVSQWHILSEQVEVLYVYHLHCPDRSILEARLKGRASSDHRVDDTEEVIQKRFEVYEKETKPLLELFPSERLKEIDCTRMPYQVLRQILEPLP from the coding sequence TTGAAAGCCAAGGTGAAATACAACTCTCTTTTGCTCATAGGCGCTCCCGGTTCCGGGAAGGGAACGCAAGGTAAAATATTGGGAACAATTCCCGGTTTTTTCCACTTTTCCTCTGGAGAACTTTTCCGTTCCGTCAATGCTCAAAGTCCGGTAGGAAAAACATTCCTGGAATATTCCTCCAAGGGACTGCTCGTGCCGGATGAAATCACCATCCAGCTCTTTTGCTCTTACATGGAGAAAGTGATCACCGAGGGAAGGTTTCGTCCCAAGCTCGATTACCTGGTCCTGGATGGGCTTCCCCGCAATGTCAGCCAATGGCACATCCTCTCGGAGCAGGTTGAAGTCCTTTATGTTTATCATCTCCATTGTCCTGACCGTTCTATCCTGGAAGCCCGGCTTAAGGGAAGGGCCTCTTCCGATCATCGCGTGGATGACACCGAAGAAGTCATCCAAAAGCGCTTCGAGGTCTATGAAAAGGAAACAAAACCCCTGTTAGAACTTTTTCCCTCTGAAAGACTGAAAGAGATCGACTGCACGAGGATGCCTTACCAGGTATTACGCCAGATCTTAGAACCTTTACCCTAG
- a CDS encoding MotA/TolQ/ExbB proton channel family protein: MNLDFFLYYRLLFWAAAVEEGTAKSITVFDLLKSGGWVIIPLFFISFLVVALIFYYFISIRISAVWTKDLDRRVENALRKGDLSLVSEAIKNRSEGCARLLKEVIGFLSKHKDADLHSVISVSEAFGSGFASLLNQRILYLLDAGVIAPMLGLFGTVVGILRSFGSIAAEPSPMRTLLLAGGVSQALVSTAIGLIVGITAMFFYSFFRGRVQYLISVFEERSALWVQEIFLLNKKYLSKSSTELKAVASSPFDEGEDNEEHKE; encoded by the coding sequence ATGAATTTAGACTTCTTTTTATATTATCGTTTACTTTTTTGGGCGGCAGCCGTGGAGGAGGGGACGGCAAAATCGATAACCGTCTTTGATCTTCTCAAATCCGGAGGATGGGTCATCATCCCCCTTTTTTTTATCTCTTTTCTCGTAGTCGCCTTGATATTCTATTATTTTATTTCCATCCGCATTTCTGCCGTGTGGACAAAGGATCTCGACAGGAGGGTGGAAAATGCCCTCCGGAAAGGGGACTTGTCCTTGGTTTCAGAAGCAATTAAAAATCGATCTGAAGGCTGTGCCCGCCTTTTAAAAGAAGTGATCGGTTTTTTATCGAAACACAAGGATGCCGACCTTCATTCGGTCATCTCGGTATCCGAGGCTTTTGGAAGTGGGTTTGCTTCACTGCTCAACCAGCGGATCCTTTACCTGCTCGATGCGGGTGTTATTGCCCCCATGTTGGGTCTTTTTGGCACGGTGGTGGGGATTTTAAGATCATTTGGTTCGATCGCCGCCGAACCCTCTCCCATGAGGACGCTGTTGCTTGCCGGTGGGGTTTCACAAGCCCTTGTCTCTACGGCTATCGGGCTTATTGTGGGCATTACGGCCATGTTCTTCTATTCTTTCTTTAGGGGCAGGGTCCAGTATCTCATTTCTGTTTTTGAAGAGCGGTCCGCCTTATGGGTACAAGAAATTTTTCTTTTGAATAAAAAATATTTAAGTAAGTCTTCCACCGAACTGAAAGCGGTTGCTTCTTCGCCTTTTGACGAGGGCGAGGACAACGAGGAACACAAAGAATAA
- a CDS encoding ExbD/TolR family protein, with protein sequence MNFRKRVATEQIGLQLAPMIDVILFLLSFFLLTWNLARYEADLEVKIPKAKNGELPKRLPGEVIINITKDGQVNLNRRVVSAQELEEIIKGVIQQYPDQAIIIRADEDTSYKEVIKVLDVCRGVNAWNIAFATNRPDMTSSR encoded by the coding sequence ATGAATTTTAGAAAAAGAGTAGCCACAGAACAAATAGGATTGCAACTGGCTCCTATGATAGATGTCATCCTGTTTTTGCTTTCCTTTTTCCTGTTGACCTGGAATTTGGCTAGATACGAAGCGGATCTCGAGGTGAAAATCCCAAAGGCCAAAAACGGAGAATTGCCCAAAAGACTTCCCGGAGAAGTCATCATCAACATAACCAAGGATGGCCAAGTCAATCTCAATCGGAGGGTGGTGTCTGCGCAGGAACTGGAAGAAATCATAAAAGGGGTGATTCAACAGTACCCGGACCAGGCGATCATTATCCGTGCCGATGAAGATACCTCTTACAAAGAAGTCATCAAGGTCTTGGATGTGTGTCGTGGAGTAAACGCTTGGAACATAGCCTTTGCCACGAACCGGCCGGATATGACCTCTTCCCGATAA